The Flavobacterium marginilacus genome window below encodes:
- a CDS encoding sensor histidine kinase: MKKNISFYVMHFCLCFIFLFLPYAFTASGSIFSLPKLASNPHDRIYFFIYFLLLLFFYFNFYVLIPKVYFNEKQIRYAVILVLFLLFFLWISTVFDTPDRNFLDFRSGKPFPSGEMHPPKHGEFKHPNGLFPNKFPHPESNGKAHFGGPPTQYSHTILVYLIGVVSSLFIAIKIRLQKVEEDKMKSELSFLKAQINPHFLFNTLNSIYSLAIKKDDKTADAVVQLSELMRYIITNANDDVIALDKEINYISNYIQLQKTRLGNTVTVDYTMEGNLFGKAVTPLILISFIENAFKHGVNPNEDSVICIRINIVGEYLTLFVSNNKVQSKQTDSGIGLQNTIERLTHLYPNNHVLVIDDNSKTYQVTLTLKVE; the protein is encoded by the coding sequence ATGAAAAAAAATATCTCCTTTTATGTAATGCACTTTTGTCTGTGCTTCATATTTCTGTTTTTGCCGTATGCTTTTACAGCTTCCGGGAGTATTTTTAGTCTGCCAAAACTGGCAAGTAATCCGCATGACAGAATTTATTTTTTTATTTATTTCTTATTGCTGCTTTTTTTCTATTTCAATTTTTATGTTTTAATTCCAAAGGTTTATTTCAACGAAAAACAAATTCGGTATGCAGTAATTTTGGTGTTGTTTCTATTGTTTTTTCTTTGGATTTCTACAGTTTTTGATACTCCTGACCGCAATTTCCTTGATTTTAGATCTGGTAAACCATTTCCCTCAGGAGAAATGCATCCACCAAAACATGGAGAATTTAAGCACCCGAATGGTTTGTTTCCGAATAAATTTCCTCACCCAGAGTCAAACGGCAAAGCACATTTTGGAGGACCGCCAACACAGTACAGCCATACTATTTTAGTTTACTTGATTGGTGTTGTTTCCAGTTTATTCATTGCTATAAAAATCCGTCTTCAAAAGGTAGAAGAAGATAAAATGAAATCGGAACTGTCATTTTTGAAAGCACAGATAAATCCGCATTTTTTATTTAATACCTTGAACAGTATTTATTCATTGGCGATAAAAAAAGACGATAAAACTGCCGATGCTGTGGTACAGTTATCCGAATTGATGAGGTATATCATTACAAATGCTAATGATGATGTTATCGCATTAGACAAAGAAATTAATTACATCAGTAATTATATACAATTGCAAAAGACCCGTCTGGGAAATACTGTGACTGTTGATTATACAATGGAAGGAAATCTATTTGGTAAGGCTGTTACACCGCTTATTTTAATTTCATTTATTGAAAATGCTTTCAAACACGGTGTAAATCCAAATGAAGATTCTGTAATTTGTATCCGGATTAACATTGTTGGCGAGTATCTGACTTTATTTGTTTCTAATAATAAAGTACAGTCCAAACAAACGGATAGCGGCATTGGACTGCAGAATACAATCGAAAGACTCACACATTTGTATCCCAATAATCATGTTTTGGTAATTGATGATAATTCAAAAACATATCAAGTAACTTTAACTTTAAAAGTAGAATGA
- a CDS encoding 3-oxoacid CoA-transferase subunit B: protein MALDKIGIAKRIAQELKDRYFVNLGIGIPTLVANYIPKGIDVEFQSENGVLGMGQFPFEGDEDADIINAGKQTITTLPGASFFDSATSFGMIRGKHVDLTILGAMEVSENGDIANWKIPGKMVKGMGGAMDLVASAENIIVAMMHVNKAGESKILKKCTLPLTGVGCVKKVVTELAVLEITSQGFKLLERAPGVTVEHIVASTEASLIVEGDIPEMIIN, encoded by the coding sequence ATGGCATTAGATAAAATAGGAATTGCAAAACGAATTGCACAGGAATTGAAAGACCGTTATTTCGTGAATCTCGGAATAGGTATTCCGACTTTGGTGGCAAATTATATACCAAAAGGAATTGATGTCGAATTTCAAAGCGAAAATGGTGTTCTCGGCATGGGGCAGTTCCCTTTTGAAGGAGATGAAGATGCTGATATTATCAATGCGGGAAAACAAACGATTACCACTTTACCCGGAGCTTCCTTCTTTGATTCCGCCACCAGTTTTGGAATGATCCGCGGAAAGCATGTTGATTTAACCATTCTAGGTGCCATGGAGGTTTCAGAGAACGGCGATATAGCCAACTGGAAAATCCCAGGCAAAATGGTTAAAGGAATGGGAGGAGCGATGGATTTAGTTGCTTCGGCTGAAAATATTATTGTAGCAATGATGCATGTCAACAAAGCAGGAGAATCCAAAATATTAAAAAAATGCACCCTGCCATTAACAGGCGTAGGCTGTGTAAAAAAAGTAGTAACCGAATTGGCTGTTTTAGAAATCACATCCCAAGGGTTTAAACTGCTTGAACGTGCACCAGGAGTTACAGTCGAACATATTGTCGCCTCGACTGAAGCCAGCTTGATTGTAGAAGGTGATATTCCGGAAATGATAATTAATTAA
- a CDS encoding CoA transferase subunit A, whose amino-acid sequence MINKKVNTVQEALQGIENGMTLMLGGFGLCGIPENSIAELVQKETKNLTCISNNAGVDDFGLGLLLQKKQIKKMISSYVGENAEFERQMLSGELEVDLIPQGTLAERCRAAQAGIPAFFTPAGYGTEVAEGKEIREFNGKMHIMEHAFKADFAIIKAWKGDTAGNLIFKGTARNFNPAMAGAAKITVAEVEELVDAGTLDPNQIHIPGILVQRIFQGEKYEKRIEQRTVRIR is encoded by the coding sequence ATGATTAATAAAAAAGTAAATACTGTTCAGGAAGCACTGCAGGGAATTGAAAACGGAATGACACTGATGCTTGGCGGCTTCGGACTGTGTGGCATTCCAGAAAATTCCATCGCCGAATTGGTTCAAAAAGAAACTAAAAATTTAACCTGCATCTCTAATAATGCTGGAGTAGACGATTTTGGTCTTGGTCTGCTTCTGCAAAAAAAACAAATCAAGAAAATGATTTCTTCCTATGTAGGCGAAAATGCCGAGTTCGAGCGCCAGATGCTTTCTGGCGAACTTGAAGTGGATCTCATTCCTCAGGGAACTTTGGCTGAAAGATGCCGTGCTGCTCAGGCTGGAATTCCAGCTTTTTTTACACCGGCTGGTTATGGAACTGAAGTCGCCGAGGGAAAAGAAATTCGTGAGTTCAATGGTAAAATGCATATTATGGAACACGCTTTCAAAGCCGATTTTGCTATCATAAAAGCATGGAAAGGTGACACTGCAGGAAACCTCATCTTTAAAGGAACAGCCAGAAATTTCAATCCGGCAATGGCAGGAGCTGCCAAAATCACCGTCGCCGAAGTAGAAGAACTAGTCGATGCAGGAACTTTAGATCCAAATCAAATTCATATCCCAGGGATTTTAGTGCAGCGTATTTTTCAAGGCGAAAAATATGAGAAAAGGATAGAACAGCGAACAGTAAGAATTAGATAA
- a CDS encoding penicillin-binding protein 1A codes for MAIKKNNPQTKNINKDVKYYSRKFWKIYFYGLGIIALFFLFASWGLFGSMPSFEDLENPDSNLATEIISSDGVVLGKYFKQNRSQLKYSDLPKSLVDALVATEDARFYEHSGIDGRGTLRAIASLGTSGGASTLTQQLAKQLFHGEGSKFLPFRIVQKMKEWIIAIRLERQYTKNEIIAMYCNVYDFGNYSVGVSSAAKTYFSKEPKDLTTDESAILVGMFKNSGLYNPVKNPVGVKNRRNVVLSQMEKAKLITEDQKHQLQSLPITLHFKLESHREGTATYFREYLREYMKKWVEENKKPDGSDYDIYKDGLKIYTTIDSRMQAYAEEAVSAHMANMQEEFFIQSKTNKNAPFVNISDAETDRIINQAMKSSHRWAVLKEQDKSDEEIIKTFGEKTKMTVFTWKGERDTIMTPMDSIRYYKHFLQAGVMSMEPQTGNIKVWVGGINYKYFQYDHVGQGARQVGSTFKPFVYATAIEQLNMSPCDSILDGPFMIRKGRHHVTEDWEPRNSDNNYRGMVTLKQALAYSINTVSAKLIDKVSPEAVVELTHKLGVKSDIINQPSIALGAVEITVEDMVAAFSTFANQGVYTKPQFLTKIENKSGEVIYEPIPESHDVLNKDIAFAIIKLLEGVTESGSGARLRTQGGGSGDNRWTGYPYMFKNPIAGKTGTSQNQSDGWFMGMVPNLVTGVWVGCEDRSAHFKSLTYGQGAAMALPIWGYFMNKCYKDENLKISKESFERPANLSIKVDCYTPRHTVVQDSTATPEQDTEEFAL; via the coding sequence ATGGCTATCAAAAAAAATAACCCTCAGACAAAAAACATCAATAAAGATGTGAAATATTATTCCAGAAAATTTTGGAAAATTTACTTCTACGGACTGGGAATTATTGCTTTATTCTTCCTTTTTGCTTCATGGGGTCTTTTTGGATCTATGCCTTCGTTTGAAGATTTAGAAAATCCAGATTCTAATTTAGCAACCGAAATTATTTCTTCTGACGGAGTTGTTTTAGGTAAATACTTTAAGCAGAACCGTTCCCAATTAAAATATTCGGACTTGCCAAAAAGTCTAGTTGACGCGTTAGTCGCTACCGAAGACGCACGTTTTTACGAACATTCAGGTATAGACGGAAGAGGAACATTAAGAGCTATCGCAAGTTTAGGAACAAGCGGAGGAGCGAGTACTTTGACGCAGCAGTTAGCAAAACAGTTATTTCACGGAGAAGGATCGAAATTTTTACCTTTCCGTATTGTGCAGAAAATGAAAGAATGGATTATTGCCATTCGACTGGAAAGACAATATACTAAAAACGAAATCATTGCAATGTACTGCAATGTGTATGATTTTGGAAATTATTCTGTAGGCGTAAGCTCAGCTGCCAAAACGTATTTTTCTAAAGAGCCAAAAGATTTAACTACCGATGAATCAGCTATTTTAGTAGGTATGTTCAAAAACTCAGGACTTTATAATCCGGTTAAAAATCCAGTTGGTGTAAAAAACAGAAGAAATGTGGTGCTTTCTCAAATGGAAAAAGCAAAACTCATTACCGAAGATCAAAAACACCAATTGCAGAGTCTGCCAATTACATTGCATTTCAAATTAGAAAGCCATAGAGAAGGTACAGCAACTTACTTTAGAGAATACCTTCGTGAATACATGAAAAAATGGGTAGAAGAAAATAAAAAACCTGATGGTTCTGACTATGATATTTACAAAGACGGTTTAAAAATTTACACTACAATAGACTCCAGAATGCAGGCTTATGCCGAAGAAGCCGTTTCGGCGCACATGGCTAATATGCAGGAAGAATTTTTTATTCAGTCCAAAACCAATAAAAATGCGCCTTTTGTTAATATTTCTGATGCAGAAACCGATCGCATCATTAATCAAGCAATGAAATCATCTCACAGATGGGCTGTTTTAAAGGAACAGGACAAAAGTGACGAAGAAATCATTAAAACCTTTGGCGAAAAAACCAAAATGACGGTTTTCACTTGGAAAGGAGAAAGAGATACTATCATGACTCCAATGGATTCCATCCGCTATTACAAGCACTTTCTGCAGGCTGGAGTAATGTCTATGGAGCCACAAACAGGTAATATTAAAGTTTGGGTTGGTGGAATTAATTACAAATATTTTCAATACGATCACGTAGGACAAGGAGCCAGACAAGTAGGATCTACGTTCAAGCCTTTTGTATATGCAACTGCAATCGAGCAATTGAATATGTCTCCTTGTGACTCTATACTCGATGGTCCGTTTATGATACGCAAAGGACGTCATCATGTAACCGAAGATTGGGAACCAAGAAACTCTGATAACAATTACCGTGGAATGGTAACTTTAAAACAGGCACTAGCCTACTCCATCAATACAGTATCGGCAAAATTAATTGACAAAGTAAGTCCAGAAGCTGTAGTTGAATTAACTCATAAATTAGGAGTAAAATCAGATATTATCAATCAGCCGTCCATTGCTTTGGGAGCTGTTGAGATTACTGTTGAAGATATGGTAGCAGCCTTCAGTACATTTGCTAATCAAGGAGTTTACACCAAACCGCAGTTCTTAACTAAAATAGAGAACAAAAGCGGTGAAGTTATCTACGAACCAATACCGGAATCCCACGATGTTTTGAACAAAGACATTGCATTTGCCATTATTAAACTGCTAGAGGGTGTAACTGAGAGCGGTTCCGGAGCAAGATTGAGAACTCAAGGAGGAGGAAGCGGAGACAACCGATGGACAGGTTATCCGTATATGTTTAAAAACCCTATTGCAGGAAAAACTGGAACTTCTCAAAATCAGTCTGATGGCTGGTTTATGGGAATGGTACCAAACCTTGTAACGGGTGTTTGGGTAGGCTGTGAAGACCGTTCGGCACATTTCAAGAGTCTAACTTACGGACAGGGAGCCGCAATGGCTTTGCCTATCTGGGGGTATTTCATGAACAAATGCTACAAGGACGAGAATTTAAAAATTTCCAAAGAATCTTTTGAAAGACCAGCCAATCTTTCTATCAAAGTAGATTGTTACACACCGCGTCACACCGTTGTGCAAGATTCGACTGCAACTCCAGAACAGGATACAGAGGAGTTCGCATTATAA
- a CDS encoding gliding motility lipoprotein GldH, producing the protein MRIKNSLLLIFAAVLLFSCDKKRVFDEYKSVGSAWNKDSIVTFDLPVLDSTKRYNLFVNLRDNNNYKYSNLFLIVSLESPNGYTKVDTLEYQMAAPDGTLLGDGFTDLKESKLYYKENVRFRGKYKVHIKQAVRENGKVPGVAFLDGITEVGFRIENKD; encoded by the coding sequence ATGAGAATAAAGAATAGTCTTTTACTGATTTTCGCTGCAGTGCTTCTTTTTTCATGTGATAAAAAAAGAGTTTTTGATGAGTATAAATCTGTAGGAAGTGCTTGGAACAAAGACAGTATTGTTACTTTTGATCTGCCTGTTTTGGATTCTACAAAAAGATACAATTTATTTGTAAATTTAAGAGATAACAACAATTATAAATACAGCAATTTGTTTCTTATTGTTTCTTTGGAAAGTCCTAATGGATATACCAAAGTTGATACTTTAGAATACCAAATGGCAGCACCTGACGGGACACTGCTAGGAGATGGTTTTACAGATCTTAAAGAGAGCAAATTATATTACAAAGAGAATGTCCGTTTTAGAGGTAAGTACAAGGTGCATATTAAACAAGCGGTCAGAGAAAACGGAAAAGTGCCTGGCGTAGCTTTTTTGGACGGGATTACCGAAGTTGGTTTTAGAATAGAAAATAAAGATTAG
- a CDS encoding PSP1 domain-containing protein, with protein sequence MACTSCSTSDGGAPKGCKNNGTCGTDSCNKLTVFDWLSNMSLPNGEAPFDCVEVRFKNGRKEFYRNTENLTLSMGDIVATVASPGHDIGIVTLTGELVRIQMKKKGVNPAGNDVAKIYRKASQKDIDIWTVARNKEEPMKVRARELAIAQKLEMKISDIEFQGDGSKATFYYTANDRVDFRLLIKDFAKEFSTRVEMKQVGFRQEAARLGGIGSCGRELCCSTWLTDFRSVNTSAARYQQLSLNPQKLAGQCGKLKCCLNYELDTYMDALKDFPEFDTKLITEKGDAICQKQDIFKGLMWFAYTNNFANWHVLKIEQVKEIIAENKLKNKVSSLEDYAVEVVSEPEQNFNNAMGQESLTRFDQPKRKKKPNKKPRAAGEKMIVPNNGNNANNQNKPAIQKNNTQNNTKSGIDQKENPVRENPNGNNANRNRKKNNRKKPNGNRPAGAENKSEEPRKPIIIKKNENKE encoded by the coding sequence ATGGCATGTACAAGTTGTTCAACTTCTGATGGCGGCGCACCAAAGGGTTGTAAAAATAATGGGACTTGCGGCACCGACAGCTGCAACAAATTAACGGTTTTTGACTGGCTTTCGAACATGAGTTTACCCAATGGAGAAGCTCCTTTTGACTGTGTGGAAGTCCGTTTTAAAAACGGCAGAAAAGAATTTTACCGAAATACCGAGAATTTAACATTAAGCATGGGGGATATAGTGGCAACTGTTGCTTCGCCTGGACATGACATTGGAATTGTAACCCTTACAGGAGAATTGGTAAGAATTCAAATGAAGAAAAAAGGGGTGAATCCTGCCGGTAATGATGTTGCTAAAATTTATCGCAAAGCATCTCAAAAAGATATCGATATTTGGACTGTAGCCCGAAACAAGGAAGAGCCGATGAAGGTTCGTGCCCGTGAATTGGCCATTGCCCAAAAACTGGAAATGAAAATTTCGGATATTGAATTTCAAGGTGACGGCTCTAAAGCGACTTTCTATTATACTGCCAATGACAGAGTCGATTTCAGACTTTTAATCAAAGATTTTGCTAAAGAATTCAGCACCAGAGTTGAGATGAAACAAGTAGGTTTCCGTCAGGAAGCAGCTCGTTTAGGCGGAATCGGTTCCTGCGGAAGAGAATTATGCTGTTCTACTTGGCTGACTGATTTTAGAAGTGTGAACACATCAGCTGCACGTTATCAGCAATTGTCTTTAAATCCTCAGAAACTTGCGGGTCAATGCGGTAAACTGAAATGCTGTCTTAATTACGAACTGGACACTTACATGGATGCCTTAAAGGATTTTCCTGAATTTGATACCAAATTAATTACTGAAAAGGGAGATGCCATTTGCCAGAAACAAGACATTTTCAAAGGTTTAATGTGGTTTGCTTACACTAATAATTTTGCTAACTGGCATGTTCTAAAAATTGAGCAGGTAAAAGAAATTATTGCTGAGAACAAACTAAAAAACAAAGTTTCTTCGTTAGAAGACTATGCGGTTGAAGTTGTTTCTGAGCCAGAACAGAATTTTAATAACGCAATGGGTCAGGAAAGTTTAACACGTTTCGATCAGCCGAAAAGAAAGAAAAAACCAAACAAAAAACCAAGAGCTGCGGGTGAAAAAATGATTGTACCAAACAATGGTAATAATGCAAACAATCAAAATAAGCCGGCAATTCAGAAAAATAATACCCAAAATAATACAAAATCAGGCATTGACCAGAAAGAGAATCCAGTCAGAGAAAATCCGAATGGTAATAATGCCAATAGAAACCGCAAGAAAAACAACCGCAAAAAACCAAACGGTAATCGTCCAGCTGGTGCTGAGAATAAATCAGAAGAGCCTAGAAAACCAATAATTATTAAAAAAAATGAGAATAAAGAATAG
- a CDS encoding virulence RhuM family protein produces MSEDLKKFILYTAPNGEIRVDVLLQNESVWLTQKAIAELFGVKVPAISKHFKNIFEEGELVESSVISKMETTASDNKNYITSYYNLDAIISVGYRVNSTKATQFRIWATQTLKDYIIKGFVLDDNRLKQGQVIFGKDYFKELLQRVRSIRASERRIYQQVTDIFAECSIDYDNNSEITKNFYATVQNKFHFAITGKTAAEIIFNTADAQKENMGLTTWKNSPNGRVLKSDAVIAKNYLQEKEIKQLERTVTGYFDYIEGLIERENTFTMEQLATSVNKFLDFNDYKVLEGKGKISKIQADKKAIATYEVFNKTQKIISDFDKEIKKLKS; encoded by the coding sequence ATGAGTGAAGATCTAAAAAAGTTTATTTTATATACCGCGCCAAACGGAGAAATTCGTGTTGATGTACTGCTTCAAAATGAATCGGTGTGGTTGACTCAAAAAGCAATAGCAGAGTTGTTTGGCGTTAAAGTTCCAGCTATAAGTAAACATTTTAAGAATATTTTTGAAGAAGGAGAATTGGTAGAATCTTCAGTTATTTCCAAAATGGAAACAACTGCTTCTGATAATAAAAATTACATTACAAGTTATTATAATCTCGATGCTATAATTTCAGTTGGATACCGAGTAAACTCTACAAAAGCAACCCAATTTAGAATTTGGGCAACTCAAACTTTAAAAGACTATATTATAAAAGGTTTTGTATTAGATGACAATCGTTTAAAACAAGGTCAGGTTATTTTTGGAAAGGATTATTTTAAAGAATTACTTCAAAGAGTTCGTTCTATCCGGGCGAGCGAAAGAAGAATTTACCAGCAGGTAACCGATATTTTTGCCGAATGCAGTATTGATTATGACAACAATTCAGAGATCACTAAAAACTTCTATGCAACAGTTCAGAACAAATTTCATTTTGCCATAACCGGCAAAACTGCTGCCGAAATAATATTTAATACTGCCGACGCCCAAAAGGAAAATATGGGACTGACTACCTGGAAAAACAGTCCAAACGGAAGGGTTTTAAAATCGGATGCGGTGATTGCAAAAAACTATTTACAGGAAAAAGAAATTAAACAGCTGGAACGAACAGTAACAGGTTATTTTGATTACATTGAAGGATTGATAGAAAGAGAAAATACTTTTACAATGGAACAATTAGCAACAAGTGTTAATAAATTTCTCGACTTTAACGACTATAAAGTTTTGGAAGGAAAAGGGAAAATTTCTAAAATTCAGGCTGATAAAAAAGCAATTGCCACTTATGAAGTCTTCAATAAAACACAAAAAATAATTTCTGATTTTGATAAGGAAATAAAAAAACTCAAATCATAA
- a CDS encoding ferredoxin, giving the protein MVIVTLQRDKCIGCNYCVEMAPVQFRMSKKDGKSVLIKSVNAKGFFTLKSPDHTIVESCELAAKACPVKIITLKET; this is encoded by the coding sequence ATGGTCATTGTTACGCTACAAAGGGACAAATGTATTGGCTGCAATTATTGCGTAGAAATGGCACCAGTTCAATTTCGAATGTCCAAAAAAGACGGAAAATCGGTGTTGATTAAAAGCGTGAATGCTAAAGGTTTTTTCACTTTGAAATCACCCGACCACACGATAGTTGAAAGTTGTGAGCTGGCAGCCAAAGCTTGTCCGGTGAAAATTATTACGTTGAAAGAGACTTAG
- a CDS encoding peptidase U32 family protein — MTATNKIELMAPAGNFESLQAGLDNGADSVYFGVEQLNMRARATVNFTMDDLPEIARRCEAQNVRSYLTLNTIIYDHDLSVVKTLLNKAKEANITAVIASDQAVIAMARGIGMEVHISTQLNITNIETIKFYSLFADTMVLSRELSLRQVKKITEQIEKEQIKGPNGKLVEIEIFGHGALCMAVSGKCYLSLHSHNSSANRGACKQNCRKKYTVIDQETGFEIELDNEYMMSPKDLCTLDFLDQVIDSGIQVLKIEGRGRAPEYVATVIKTYREAIDSYFEGTFTKEKIAVWMEDLNTVYNRGFWSGYYLGQELGEWSDVSGSMATQKKVYVGKGTHFFPKAAIGQFKIEAYDIKIGDKILVTGPSTGAQEMVIEEMFVNDTTAEKATKGDDCTLKLPFRIRMSDKLYKIVET, encoded by the coding sequence ATGACAGCAACAAACAAAATTGAACTCATGGCTCCCGCTGGGAACTTTGAGTCGCTTCAGGCTGGATTAGATAATGGCGCTGATTCTGTTTATTTCGGAGTAGAACAATTGAACATGCGTGCCCGTGCCACGGTAAATTTTACGATGGACGATTTACCCGAAATCGCCCGCCGTTGCGAAGCCCAAAATGTTAGAAGTTATTTAACGTTGAATACTATTATTTACGATCACGACTTATCGGTTGTCAAAACATTATTGAACAAAGCCAAAGAAGCCAATATCACTGCGGTGATAGCCTCTGACCAAGCAGTCATTGCAATGGCAAGAGGAATTGGAATGGAAGTTCATATTTCGACACAGTTGAATATCACCAATATCGAAACCATCAAATTCTACAGTCTTTTTGCCGATACGATGGTTTTGAGCCGTGAATTGAGTCTGCGACAAGTAAAAAAAATCACGGAACAAATCGAAAAAGAACAAATCAAAGGGCCAAACGGTAAACTTGTTGAAATCGAAATTTTCGGTCACGGTGCTTTGTGTATGGCCGTTTCGGGGAAATGCTATTTGAGTTTGCATTCGCACAACTCATCGGCAAACCGTGGTGCCTGCAAACAAAATTGCCGTAAAAAATATACCGTTATCGATCAGGAAACGGGTTTTGAAATCGAGTTGGACAACGAATACATGATGTCTCCAAAAGATTTATGTACATTGGATTTTCTGGATCAGGTAATCGATTCGGGCATTCAAGTATTGAAAATTGAAGGCCGAGGCCGTGCTCCGGAATATGTTGCTACCGTAATAAAAACCTACCGTGAAGCAATTGACAGTTATTTCGAAGGTACTTTTACCAAAGAAAAAATAGCAGTTTGGATGGAAGATTTGAACACTGTTTATAACCGTGGTTTTTGGTCAGGTTATTATCTTGGTCAGGAATTAGGTGAATGGAGCGATGTTTCGGGATCGATGGCGACACAGAAAAAAGTCTATGTGGGGAAAGGAACCCATTTTTTCCCAAAAGCGGCAATTGGACAATTCAAAATCGAAGCTTACGACATAAAAATCGGTGATAAAATATTGGTAACAGGTCCAAGCACCGGAGCGCAGGAAATGGTTATTGAAGAAATGTTTGTGAATGACACTACAGCAGAGAAAGCAACGAAAGGTGACGACTGTACTTTGAAACTTCCTTTCAGAATCCGAATGTCCGACAAATTATATAAAATCGTAGAAACCTAA
- a CDS encoding rhodanese-related sulfurtransferase — translation MQLYNTLSAEERAIMIDDAGKQRLTLSFYAYAKIQDPKQFRDDLFVAWNALDALGRIYVANEGINAQMSIPAENLEAFRATLEVYDFMKGIRLNEAVEHDDHSFLKLTIKVRHKIVADGLNDDTFDVTNIGVHLKAKEFNEILEDPNTIVVDFRNHYESEVGHFKNAITPDVETFRESLPIINEQLQDHKEDKNLVMYCTGGIRCEKASAYFKHQGFKNVFQLEGGIINYAKQLKEEGLESKFIGKNFVFDNRLGERITDDIISQCHQCGKPCDNHTNCENDGCHLLFIQCDECKSAMENCCSTECLDIIHLPLVDQVRLRTGQQVGNKVFRKGKSENLRFKHSGDLPNTALAPAEKTVDIRQKVKVKKVLLGKAEHFYVKASVGQFTIENHELNSGDKILISGPTTGNEELVLDKIIVNGAATPTAKIGDKVTFEVPFRIRLSDKIYKILE, via the coding sequence ATGCAACTGTACAACACCTTAAGCGCAGAAGAAAGAGCCATCATGATCGATGATGCCGGTAAACAACGACTAACGTTGTCATTCTATGCGTATGCCAAAATTCAAGATCCTAAACAATTTCGCGACGATTTATTTGTAGCCTGGAATGCACTCGATGCTTTGGGCCGAATTTACGTTGCCAACGAAGGCATCAATGCCCAAATGAGTATTCCTGCCGAAAATCTGGAGGCTTTTAGAGCGACTCTGGAAGTCTATGATTTCATGAAAGGCATTCGTTTGAATGAGGCTGTTGAGCATGATGATCATTCCTTTTTGAAACTGACCATCAAAGTCCGTCACAAAATTGTTGCTGACGGTTTGAACGACGATACCTTTGATGTTACCAATATAGGCGTTCACCTGAAAGCCAAAGAATTCAACGAAATACTTGAAGATCCAAACACGATTGTAGTAGATTTTAGAAATCACTACGAAAGTGAAGTGGGGCATTTTAAAAATGCCATCACTCCTGATGTAGAAACTTTCAGAGAGAGTCTGCCAATAATCAATGAACAGCTTCAAGACCACAAAGAAGATAAAAACCTGGTAATGTACTGCACCGGAGGTATTCGTTGTGAAAAAGCGAGTGCTTATTTTAAACACCAAGGTTTTAAAAATGTTTTTCAATTAGAAGGTGGAATCATCAACTATGCAAAACAACTGAAAGAAGAAGGTCTTGAAAGCAAATTCATTGGTAAAAACTTCGTGTTTGATAATCGTCTAGGTGAAAGAATTACCGATGATATTATTTCGCAATGCCACCAATGCGGGAAACCTTGCGACAACCACACCAATTGTGAAAACGACGGCTGTCATTTATTGTTTATCCAATGTGACGAATGCAAAAGTGCGATGGAAAACTGCTGTTCTACTGAATGTCTTGATATTATTCACCTGCCATTGGTGGATCAGGTGCGATTGAGAACTGGGCAACAGGTTGGAAACAAAGTTTTCAGAAAAGGAAAATCGGAGAACCTAAGATTCAAACATTCGGGTGACTTACCAAATACAGCTTTGGCTCCTGCAGAAAAAACTGTCGATATTCGTCAAAAAGTAAAAGTAAAAAAAGTGCTTCTTGGCAAAGCGGAACATTTTTACGTGAAAGCGAGCGTTGGTCAATTTACTATTGAAAACCACGAACTAAACAGTGGTGACAAAATTTTAATCTCTGGCCCGACAACAGGTAATGAGGAATTAGTTTTAGACAAAATTATCGTAAACGGAGCTGCAACTCCAACGGCTAAAATTGGCGATAAAGTGACTTTTGAAGTTCCTTTCAGAATTAGATTATCGGATAAAATTTACAAAATTTTAGAATAG